The nucleotide window ACGTCTTGCAATCCTGATAAGGCATTTTTTATTTCCGATTGGATCATACCTGCAAGCGGGCATCCCATGCTCGTCAACGTCATGGTAATCACTACATTCTTGTCAGGGTCCAAGTCGACCTCGTATACTAGACCAAGATTCACAATATCCACGCCGAGTTCAGGGTCAATGACATTTTCCAGTTCTGCCCATACCCGTTCTTCTGTTTCTTGGATATCTTGTTCATCTGCCATATTCATCACCCCTTTTATTGATTCATTGTACTTGATTTCAGCTTGTTAGACAATCAGGAGGATCAGATCCCAATGAAAAAACTCCCTCGTGCTTTTTTTCAACAACCTACGTTGGAAGTTGCCAATGCACTCATTGGAAAACGTCTCGTCCATCAGCAAGAAGGCGACACACTCGTGGCCAAAATCGTTGAAGTCGAAGCATACAAAGGACCGGACGATCGTGCCGCCCATACATACGGCGGTCGCCGCACACCCAGAAATGAAACAATGTTCGGGGAAGCGGGGCATGCGTATGTTTACCTCATTTATGGCATTCATCACTGTATCAATTGCGTCACCGTGGGACCAGAGTACCCCGAAGGCGTACTGCTCCGCGCAGCAGAACCGTTAGAAGGGCTGGAAACGATGGCAAAAAAACGATTCCAACGCACATATAACGAGCTAACACAGTCCCGGCGACGGCAATTAACCAATGGTCCGGGCAAACTCGGGCAAGCATTCGGCATCACAAAGGAACGATACAACGGACACGATCTTCAAAGCGACTCCCTTTTCATTGCAGAGGGGTCCAAAGAACGCATTGTTGTCGAAACTTCTCCGCGGATCGGCATTGACGCTAGCGGTGAAGCAAGAGACTATCCGTGGCGTTTTTTCGAAAAAGACCACCCTTATGTGTCCAAACGCCCTAAGCCCCGTGCCGACGGATGAACCGTTCCAAGCGTTGGCATGCTTCCGTGAGATTTTCCATATCATAAGCATAGGATAAACGCACATATCCTTCTCCATACCGTGAAAATGCTGTTCCGGGAACGACGGCAAGTTTTTCTTCTTCTAACAAACGCTCCGAAAATGTATAGGAGTCAAAACCGGTATTTTGAATCGATGGAAACAAGTAGAAAGCGCCTTCCGGTTTTTCAACATCCATTCCCATGTCAAGTAAACGACGGAGCATGTAATCCCGTCGTTTTTCGTATTCCGTTCGCATGCGCTCCGCATCATCTTTTCCTGCGGTCAATGCCGAAAGCGCGGCATGTTGGGAAATGGAACTGGGACAAGATATGTTATAGCTGTGCACTTTCAACATTTGTTCCGTAAGCGCTGCCGGTGCGAATGCAAAACCGATTCTCCATCCCGTCATGCTGTGTGACTTCGA belongs to Salicibibacter cibi and includes:
- a CDS encoding metal-sulfur cluster assembly factor is translated as MADEQDIQETEERVWAELENVIDPELGVDIVNLGLVYEVDLDPDKNVVITMTLTSMGCPLAGMIQSEIKNALSGLQDVNEIGGVEANIVWSPPWDKDKMSRYAKIALGVAD
- a CDS encoding DNA-3-methyladenine glycosylase — its product is MKKLPRAFFQQPTLEVANALIGKRLVHQQEGDTLVAKIVEVEAYKGPDDRAAHTYGGRRTPRNETMFGEAGHAYVYLIYGIHHCINCVTVGPEYPEGVLLRAAEPLEGLETMAKKRFQRTYNELTQSRRRQLTNGPGKLGQAFGITKERYNGHDLQSDSLFIAEGSKERIVVETSPRIGIDASGEARDYPWRFFEKDHPYVSKRPKPRADG